A single genomic interval of Sceloporus undulatus isolate JIND9_A2432 ecotype Alabama chromosome 2, SceUnd_v1.1, whole genome shotgun sequence harbors:
- the LOC121922270 gene encoding retinol dehydrogenase 7-like: MWFYLAVLLGLYFLRRWYREGQSVENLREKYVFITGCDSGFGNKLARQLDALGFRVLAACYTQKGAEELERLSSDRLKTTILDISSKESVVAATEWVKGIVRSKGLWGLVNNAAIGLPMAPIGWLTKDNFANVIGVNLLGLIDVTLHMLPLVRAARGRIVNVSSAVGRLACFGGGYCPSKFGVEAFSDSLRRELLPFGVKVSIIEPGGFATNPNMYTIEETLRSTWNQVPSDIKDAYGQQYFEYYHKAFQDLIKTLSKDLYLVTDCMEHALTSCYPRTRYSPGWDAKLFYIPLSYMPTLVADFVLARFAPKPAQAV; the protein is encoded by the exons ATGTGGTTCTACCTAGCTGTCCTATTGGGGCTTTACTTCCTCCGCCGATGGTACCGAGAGGGACAGAGTGTGGAGAACCTCAGAGAGAAATACGTCTTCATCACTGGCTGTGACTCTGGCTTTGGGAACAAGCTTGCCAGGCAGCTGGATGCCCTGGGCTTTCGGGTATTGGCAGCCTGTTACACTCAGAAAGGGGCAGAAGAGTTGGAGAGATTGTCATCTGATCGACTGAAAACCACCATTTTAGATATCAGCAGCAAAGAGAGTGTTGTGGCAGCAACTGAGTGGGTGAAAGGAATTGTGAGGAGCAAAG GGCTCTGGGGCTTGGTCAACAATGCTGCTATAGGTTTACCTATGGCACCAATTGGATGGCTGACCAAGGACAACTTTGCAAATGTGATAGGCGTAAACTTGCTTGGACTGATTGATGTAACACTGCACATGCTGCCACTGGTGAGAGCAGCCAGAGGGAGGATCGTCAATGTGTCCAGTGCAGTGGGAAGACTGGCATGCTTTGGAGGAGGTTACTGTCCCTCCAAGTTTGGTGTGGAAGCCTTCTCTGACAGTTTGAg GCGAGAGCTCCTTCCTTTTGGAGTCAAAGTCAGCATTATTGAGCCTGGCGGTTTCGCTACTAATCCCAACATGTACACGATAGAAGAAACCCTAAGAAGTACATGGAACCAGGTACCTTCTGACATCAAAGATGCATATGGACAGCAATACTTTGAGTACT ACCATAAAGCATTCCAAGATCTCATTAAAACACTCAGCAAGGACCTCTACCTGGTCACTGACTGCATGGAACATGCCCTTACATCCTGTTACCCTCGCACCCGCTACAGTCCAGGCTGGGATGCAAAGCTCTTCTACATTCCTCTTTCTTACATGCCAACCTTAGTGGCAGATTTTGTCTTGGCCCGCTTTGCCCCAAAGCCAGCACAGGCAGTGTAG